A section of the Enterococcus montenegrensis genome encodes:
- a CDS encoding glycoside hydrolase family 125 protein encodes MTYKDIPKSVQQFMDDITAKCGSEHADWAENFNAAFANTLLTTVKRHEDGTTFLLTGDIPAMWLRDSTAQVRPYLVVAKEDEDLAAMISGLVKKQFYYINIDPYANAFNEEANGAGHQSDHTEMNPWIWERKYEIDSLCYPVQLAYLLYKNTGRADQFNEDFITGVKKILTVFTTEQNHSASPYTFVRDTDRLEDTLVREGKGAEVVPTGMTWSGFRPSDDACKYGYLVPSNMFAVVILGYLEEIFSNVLKDEEIVASAHRLKVEIEAGIKEHGRTTNKAGETIFAYEVDGKGNGTIQDDSNVPNLISAPYLGYGKMDDTQYLATRKTLLSKENPYFYEGKFAKGIGSSHTPENYVWPIAMAMEGMTTADKKEKERILNQLVATDAGTHLMHEGFDVDDPNQYTREWFSWANMMFCELVMDYFDIQVKK; translated from the coding sequence ATGACTTATAAAGATATACCAAAATCAGTACAACAATTTATGGATGATATTACAGCAAAATGCGGGAGTGAACATGCCGACTGGGCAGAAAACTTTAACGCAGCTTTTGCCAATACTTTATTAACAACAGTAAAACGTCACGAAGACGGCACGACTTTTCTATTAACAGGTGATATTCCAGCCATGTGGTTGCGGGATTCAACCGCCCAAGTACGCCCGTATCTTGTCGTTGCCAAAGAAGACGAAGATTTAGCGGCGATGATTTCTGGCTTAGTCAAAAAACAATTTTACTATATTAATATCGATCCTTATGCCAATGCTTTTAACGAAGAAGCAAATGGTGCCGGTCATCAAAGTGATCACACAGAAATGAACCCGTGGATTTGGGAGCGAAAATATGAAATCGATTCCTTATGCTATCCAGTCCAATTGGCTTACTTACTTTATAAAAACACTGGGCGAGCTGATCAATTTAACGAAGATTTCATTACAGGGGTTAAAAAGATTTTGACCGTCTTTACTACTGAGCAAAACCACAGCGCATCACCTTATACTTTTGTCCGGGATACCGATCGCTTGGAAGATACGTTAGTCCGTGAGGGTAAAGGGGCAGAAGTTGTGCCAACTGGGATGACCTGGTCTGGTTTTCGCCCAAGTGACGATGCATGTAAATATGGCTACTTGGTACCGTCCAACATGTTTGCCGTCGTTATTTTAGGTTATTTAGAAGAGATTTTTAGTAACGTTTTAAAAGATGAAGAGATTGTAGCAAGCGCTCACCGATTGAAAGTTGAAATCGAAGCAGGTATTAAAGAACACGGGCGTACAACTAATAAGGCAGGAGAAACGATTTTTGCCTATGAAGTTGACGGCAAAGGCAATGGGACAATTCAAGATGACAGCAATGTGCCTAACTTAATTTCAGCGCCTTATCTAGGCTATGGCAAGATGGATGACACCCAATATTTGGCAACCCGCAAAACCTTATTAAGCAAAGAAAATCCTTATTTTTACGAAGGTAAATTTGCTAAAGGTATCGGCTCTTCCCACACACCAGAAAATTATGTTTGGCCGATTGCGATGGCAATGGAAGGGATGACAACGGCTGATAAAAAAGAAAAAGAGCGCATTTTAAATCAATTGGTGGCAACAGATGCGGGAACGCATTTAATGCACGAAGGGTTTGATGTGGATGATCCCAACCAATATACAAGAGAGTGGTTTTCTTGGGCTAACATGATGTTTTGTGAGTTGGTTATGGACTACTTTGATATTCAAGTGAAAAAATAA